A single genomic interval of Celeribacter indicus harbors:
- a CDS encoding 5-(carboxyamino)imidazole ribonucleotide synthase: protein MTEPLQPGATIGILGGGQLGRMLSVAASRLGFRTCIFEPGGDCPASHVAQSHVRAPYEDEEALRRFAASVDVVTYEFENVPTSALDLIESLVPIRPNRKALAVSQDRLTEKAFLSGLGLAVAPYAAVDDEVDLVEAIDEIGTPAILKTRRFGYDGKGQARIAAPQEAQAALADMAGASAILEGFVDFSHEVSVIAARGLGGDVACFDPGENVHKSGILHKTTVPARLTPAQRTDAVLLAAKILNALDYVGVMGVELFVTTTGLVVNEIAPRVHNSGHWTQNGCVIDQFEQHVRAVAGWPLGDGKRHSNVEMLNLIGEDVARIPDFSRDGSVAIHLYGKAEAKPGRKMGHVNRLLGPAA, encoded by the coding sequence ATGACTGAGCCCCTCCAGCCCGGTGCGACCATCGGCATTCTCGGCGGCGGCCAGCTCGGGCGCATGCTGTCCGTCGCGGCCTCGCGCCTCGGATTCAGGACCTGCATCTTCGAGCCCGGCGGCGACTGCCCGGCGTCCCATGTCGCGCAGTCCCATGTCCGCGCGCCCTACGAGGACGAGGAGGCGCTGCGCCGCTTCGCCGCCTCGGTGGACGTGGTGACCTACGAATTCGAGAACGTGCCGACGTCCGCGCTCGATCTCATCGAATCGCTCGTGCCGATCCGCCCCAACCGCAAGGCGCTCGCCGTGTCGCAGGACCGGCTGACGGAAAAGGCGTTCCTGTCCGGGCTGGGCCTCGCCGTCGCGCCCTATGCCGCGGTGGATGACGAGGTCGACCTGGTGGAGGCCATCGACGAGATTGGCACGCCCGCGATCCTCAAGACCCGCCGCTTCGGCTATGACGGCAAGGGGCAGGCGCGGATCGCCGCGCCGCAGGAGGCACAGGCGGCGCTCGCCGACATGGCCGGTGCCTCCGCGATCCTCGAGGGCTTCGTCGATTTCTCGCACGAGGTCTCGGTGATCGCCGCGCGCGGGCTCGGCGGCGATGTCGCCTGTTTCGATCCGGGCGAGAACGTGCACAAATCCGGCATCCTGCACAAGACCACCGTGCCGGCCCGCCTCACCCCCGCCCAGCGGACCGACGCCGTGCTTCTTGCCGCCAAGATCCTGAACGCGCTCGATTATGTCGGGGTGATGGGAGTGGAGCTCTTTGTCACGACAACCGGGCTCGTGGTGAACGAGATCGCGCCGCGCGTGCACAATTCCGGCCACTGGACGCAGAACGGCTGTGTCATCGACCAGTTCGAACAACATGTCCGCGCCGTCGCCGGCTGGCCGCTTGGCGACGGAAAGCGGCATTCCAACGTCGAGATGCTCAATCTGATCGGTGAGGATGTCGCGCGCATTCCCGATTTCTCCAGGGACGGCTCCGTCGCGATCCACCTCTACGGCAAGGCGGAGGCAAAGCCCGGTCGCAAGATGGGCCATGTGAACCGCCTGCTCGGCCCCGCCGCCTGA
- a CDS encoding GNAT family N-acetyltransferase: MHLRALSADDDLPLSILLDSTFDGPQMYRFARALRGEGAVAMERIACEGGRVLGYVCFARMIVPADWWALSILAISPSHHKRGMGRDLVAQGLDDARRERAKAVVVIGDPAYFGRLGFSTLAASRLETPIAARFTALYPIAPGTGMSSQRLIYPLAYSRFDERLVT; the protein is encoded by the coding sequence ATGCATCTGCGCGCCCTCTCCGCCGACGACGACCTGCCGCTTTCGATCCTGCTCGACAGCACGTTCGACGGGCCGCAGATGTATCGTTTCGCACGCGCGCTGCGCGGGGAGGGGGCGGTCGCGATGGAGCGCATTGCCTGCGAAGGCGGCAGGGTGCTCGGCTATGTCTGTTTTGCCCGGATGATCGTGCCCGCCGACTGGTGGGCGCTGTCGATTCTGGCGATCTCCCCCAGCCATCACAAGCGCGGGATGGGGCGCGACCTCGTCGCGCAGGGCCTGGACGACGCGCGGCGGGAACGGGCGAAAGCGGTGGTGGTGATCGGAGATCCGGCCTATTTCGGGCGGCTCGGGTTCTCCACGCTCGCCGCCTCGCGGCTCGAAACACCGATCGCCGCCCGGTTCACCGCGCTCTATCCGATCGCGCCGGGCACAGGCATGTCGTCACAACGCCTGATCTACCCGCTCGCCTACAGCCGGTTCGACGAACGCCTCGTGACCTGA
- the groL gene encoding chaperonin GroEL (60 kDa chaperone family; promotes refolding of misfolded polypeptides especially under stressful conditions; forms two stacked rings of heptamers to form a barrel-shaped 14mer; ends can be capped by GroES; misfolded proteins enter the barrel where they are refolded when GroES binds) has product MAKDVKFDTDARNRMLKGVNVLADAVKVTLGPKGRNVVLEKSFGAPRITKDGVSVAKEIELEDKFENMGAQMVKEVASRTNDEAGDGTTTATVLAQAIIKEGLKQVAAGLNPMDLKRGIDLATSKVVDAIKSAARPVNDSAEVAQVGTISANGEAEIGQQIADAMQKVGNDGVITVEENKGMETETTVVEGMQFDRGYLSPYFVTNPDKMIAELDDAIILLHEKKLSSLQPMVPLLEQVIQSQKPLLIIAEDVEGEALATLVVNKLRGGLKIAAVKAPGFGDRRKAMLQDIAILTGGQVISEDLGMKLENVTMDMLGSAKKITISKDETTIVDGAGEKAEIEARVAQIRTQIEETTSDYDREKLQERVAKLAGGVAVIRVGGMTEVEVKERKDRVDDALNATRAAVQEGIVVGGGVALVQGAKALDGLTGANPDQNAGIAIVRRALEAPLRQIAENAGVDGSVVAGKIRESNDLKFGYNAQTDEYGDMFKFGVIDPAKVTRTALEDAASVAGLLITTEAMVADKPAKEGAGAGMPDMGGMGGMGGMM; this is encoded by the coding sequence ATGGCTAAAGACGTCAAGTTCGATACCGACGCCCGCAACCGCATGCTCAAGGGCGTCAACGTCCTCGCGGACGCCGTCAAAGTGACCCTCGGCCCGAAAGGCCGCAATGTCGTGCTCGAAAAATCCTTCGGCGCCCCGCGCATCACCAAGGACGGTGTGTCCGTGGCGAAAGAGATCGAGCTCGAGGACAAGTTCGAGAACATGGGCGCGCAGATGGTGAAGGAAGTCGCTTCCCGCACCAATGACGAGGCCGGCGACGGCACCACCACCGCGACCGTTCTGGCCCAGGCCATCATCAAGGAAGGCCTCAAGCAGGTTGCCGCCGGTCTCAACCCGATGGACCTGAAGCGCGGCATCGACCTCGCGACCTCCAAGGTCGTCGACGCGATCAAATCCGCCGCCCGTCCGGTGAACGACAGCGCCGAGGTTGCGCAGGTCGGCACCATCTCCGCCAACGGCGAGGCCGAGATCGGCCAGCAGATCGCCGACGCGATGCAGAAGGTCGGCAATGACGGCGTGATCACCGTCGAAGAGAACAAGGGCATGGAAACCGAGACCACCGTGGTCGAGGGCATGCAGTTCGACCGTGGCTACCTGTCCCCCTATTTCGTGACCAACCCCGACAAGATGATCGCCGAGCTCGACGACGCCATCATCCTGCTGCACGAAAAGAAACTCTCCTCGCTGCAACCGATGGTTCCGCTGCTCGAGCAGGTGATCCAGTCGCAGAAACCGCTCCTCATCATCGCCGAGGACGTGGAAGGCGAAGCGCTCGCGACCCTCGTCGTGAACAAGCTGCGCGGCGGCCTGAAAATCGCGGCTGTCAAGGCTCCGGGCTTCGGCGATCGCCGTAAAGCCATGCTTCAGGACATCGCGATCCTGACCGGCGGCCAGGTCATCTCCGAAGATCTGGGCATGAAGCTCGAGAACGTCACGATGGACATGCTCGGCTCGGCCAAGAAGATCACCATCTCCAAGGACGAGACCACCATCGTCGACGGCGCTGGCGAGAAGGCGGAAATCGAGGCGCGCGTCGCCCAGATCCGCACCCAGATCGAGGAAACCACCTCCGACTACGACCGTGAGAAGTTGCAGGAACGTGTGGCCAAGCTCGCCGGCGGCGTCGCCGTCATCCGCGTTGGCGGCATGACCGAGGTCGAAGTGAAAGAGCGCAAGGACCGCGTGGACGACGCGCTGAACGCGACCCGTGCGGCCGTTCAGGAAGGCATCGTCGTCGGCGGTGGCGTGGCGCTCGTCCAGGGTGCGAAGGCGCTCGACGGCCTCACCGGTGCGAACCCGGATCAGAACGCCGGTATCGCCATCGTGCGCCGTGCGCTCGAGGCGCCGCTGCGTCAGATCGCGGAAAACGCCGGTGTGGACGGGTCCGTGGTCGCGGGCAAGATCCGCGAATCCAACGACCTGAAATTCGGCTACAACGCGCAGACCGACGAATATGGCGACATGTTCAAGTTCGGCGTGATCGACCCGGCGAAAGTGACCCGCACCGCTCTGGAAGACGCGGCCTCCGTCGCCGGCCTGTTGATCACCACCGAAGCCATGGTCGCCGACAAGCCGGCCAAGGAAGGCGCCGGTGCCGGCATGCCCGACATGGGCGGCATGGGCGGCATGGGCGGCATGATGTAA
- the groES gene encoding co-chaperone GroES, protein MAFKPLHDRVLVERVESDEKTAGGLIIPDSAKEKPAEGKIVAVGEGARKDSGELIAPSVKEGDKILFGKWSGTEVTLDGKELLIMKESDILGIIA, encoded by the coding sequence ATGGCATTCAAACCGCTGCACGACCGTGTTCTGGTCGAACGTGTTGAAAGCGACGAAAAGACCGCAGGCGGTCTCATCATCCCCGATAGCGCGAAAGAAAAGCCTGCCGAGGGCAAGATCGTCGCCGTCGGCGAAGGTGCGCGCAAGGACAGCGGCGAGCTGATCGCGCCGTCCGTGAAAGAAGGCGACAAGATCCTGTTCGGCAAATGGTCCGGCACCGAAGTCACCCTCGACGGCAAAGAGCTTCTCATCATGAAAGAGTCGGACATTCTCGGCATCATCGCCTGA
- a CDS encoding DUF2161 domain-containing phosphodiesterase — MSQIRETDLYLPVKAFLESLGYEVKAEVKDADVVALRDGAPPVIVELKTGFSLLLLQQGVARQALSDQVYLAVPRWRGRAGWRMFKGNLGLCRRLGLGVLSVDLATGGVQLHHEPGATRPRRNARKARGLLGEFAAREGDPNLGGSRAGGRVTAYRQAAEKCRLHLSEHGPTKGAAVAQATGVVQATRLMRDNHYGWFTKVSVGIYALTEAGRGAGGGTAE, encoded by the coding sequence ATGAGCCAGATCCGCGAAACCGACCTCTATCTGCCCGTGAAGGCCTTTCTCGAAAGCCTCGGCTACGAGGTGAAGGCAGAGGTGAAGGACGCCGATGTCGTGGCGCTGCGCGACGGCGCGCCGCCGGTGATCGTCGAGCTGAAGACGGGGTTTTCCCTTCTCTTGCTGCAACAGGGCGTGGCGCGGCAGGCGCTGAGCGATCAGGTCTATCTCGCCGTCCCGCGCTGGCGGGGCCGGGCCGGCTGGCGGATGTTCAAGGGCAATCTGGGGCTGTGCCGGCGTCTCGGGCTCGGCGTGCTCTCGGTCGATCTCGCGACGGGCGGGGTGCAGCTCCATCATGAACCCGGCGCGACGCGGCCGCGCCGCAATGCGCGAAAGGCGCGGGGGCTCCTGGGCGAATTCGCCGCGCGGGAGGGCGATCCCAACCTCGGCGGATCCCGCGCCGGTGGGCGGGTCACGGCCTACCGGCAGGCGGCGGAGAAATGTCGTTTGCATCTTTCCGAACACGGTCCGACAAAGGGCGCGGCGGTCGCGCAGGCCACGGGCGTCGTGCAGGCGACGCGGCTGATGCGGGACAACCATTACGGCTGGTTCACGAAGGTGTCGGTGGGGATCTACGCGCTGACGGAAGCCGGCCGCGGTGCGGGTGGCGGCACGGCGGAGTGA
- a CDS encoding ZIP family metal transporter encodes MHSRRCLFMLMTLAILAAVSAALLIGALWGVWRPPSEGTEGFLIALAGGALIVSVMSELVEPASEKIAFPLLAAALLGGAVCFVLADRYVMKNLGAESGGGLLLAVTLDGIPENLALGVALIGADPLMAASLAGSIFLSNLPEAAGGARGMVSDGISGSRVLAIWTGTAVILALAALAGKLALANVGEQPLAIIRTFAGGVVAASLATEVFPKAYREDKLWTGLAIALGLLAAHGLSKLG; translated from the coding sequence ATGCACAGCCGGCGTTGCCTGTTCATGTTGATGACCCTCGCCATACTCGCCGCCGTCAGTGCCGCACTTCTGATCGGGGCGCTCTGGGGTGTCTGGCGTCCGCCGTCCGAGGGCACCGAGGGGTTTCTCATCGCACTGGCGGGCGGCGCACTCATCGTGTCGGTCATGTCCGAACTCGTCGAACCCGCGAGCGAGAAGATCGCCTTCCCCCTGCTCGCCGCCGCACTTTTGGGCGGCGCCGTCTGTTTCGTCCTCGCGGACCGCTACGTGATGAAGAATCTCGGCGCGGAGAGCGGCGGCGGGCTGCTGCTCGCCGTCACGCTCGACGGCATTCCGGAGAATCTCGCGCTCGGCGTGGCGCTGATCGGGGCGGACCCGCTGATGGCGGCCTCGCTTGCGGGCTCGATCTTCCTGTCGAACCTGCCCGAGGCGGCGGGTGGCGCGCGCGGCATGGTCTCCGACGGCATTTCGGGGAGCCGCGTGCTCGCGATCTGGACGGGAACGGCGGTGATCCTCGCCCTCGCGGCGCTGGCGGGCAAGCTCGCGCTGGCCAATGTCGGGGAACAGCCGCTGGCCATCATCCGCACCTTTGCCGGCGGGGTCGTCGCCGCCTCGCTCGCCACGGAGGTCTTCCCGAAGGCCTACAGGGAAGACAAGCTCTGGACCGGCCTCGCCATCGCCCTCGGCCTGCTGGCCGCGCACGGGCTCAGCAAACTCGGATAG
- a CDS encoding DUF4440 domain-containing protein, translating into MPDDLWTQERRFWIEGAEEYRRHMDPGCVMVFAGRGILMGPDILAALRDAERWREVSFTGQTLYHSDDVAVLAYFATAVKAAGDYRAACSSTYHRSDTGAWALVSHHQSPLA; encoded by the coding sequence ATGCCCGACGACTTGTGGACACAGGAAAGACGCTTCTGGATCGAGGGCGCCGAAGAATACCGCCGCCACATGGACCCCGGCTGCGTGATGGTCTTCGCCGGGCGCGGGATCCTCATGGGCCCCGACATTCTCGCGGCGCTCCGGGATGCCGAACGCTGGCGCGAGGTCAGCTTCACCGGACAGACCCTCTATCACTCCGACGACGTCGCCGTGCTCGCCTATTTCGCCACGGCGGTGAAGGCCGCGGGGGACTACCGGGCGGCCTGTTCCTCGACCTATCACCGCTCGGACACCGGCGCCTGGGCGCTCGTCAGCCACCACCAGTCCCCGCTGGCCTAG
- a CDS encoding manganese-dependent inorganic pyrophosphatase → MTTLVFGHKSPDTDSTGSPLIWEWYLNEVKGIDAKAVLLGEPNTEAAFVLEKWNCDKPEILSELADGQSVVIVDTNNPAELPANINAADIAEIIDHHKLVGGLETKGPIEITIRPLACTATVMFDLMGPDAQKMPDRIKGLMLSCILSDTLEFRSPTTTDHDRALAEQLASELNITISQYASEMFEAKSDISAFSDAELIRMDSKEYEVDGTKFRVSVLETTAPKLVLDRKDSLVKSFADVAKEDGVDQVLLFVVDILNEEATFFTPNELTKSVAEKSFGATATGDTVVLPGIMSRKKQIIPNLKV, encoded by the coding sequence ATGACCACGCTCGTTTTCGGCCACAAGTCGCCCGACACCGACTCCACCGGCTCCCCGCTCATCTGGGAATGGTACCTCAATGAGGTGAAAGGCATCGACGCGAAGGCCGTCCTGCTCGGGGAACCGAACACCGAAGCCGCCTTCGTCCTTGAGAAATGGAACTGCGACAAGCCGGAGATCCTTTCGGAGCTTGCGGACGGGCAGTCGGTCGTGATCGTGGACACGAACAACCCCGCCGAGCTTCCGGCGAACATCAACGCGGCCGATATCGCGGAGATCATCGACCACCACAAGCTCGTCGGCGGGCTGGAGACGAAGGGACCGATCGAGATCACGATCCGGCCGCTGGCCTGCACCGCGACGGTCATGTTCGACCTGATGGGGCCCGACGCGCAGAAGATGCCCGACCGGATCAAGGGGCTGATGCTGTCCTGCATCCTGTCGGACACGCTCGAATTCCGCTCGCCCACCACCACGGATCACGATCGCGCGCTGGCCGAACAGCTCGCCTCCGAGCTCAACATCACGATCAGCCAGTATGCCTCCGAGATGTTCGAGGCGAAATCCGACATCTCCGCCTTCTCCGACGCCGAACTGATCCGCATGGACAGCAAGGAATACGAGGTGGACGGCACGAAATTCCGCGTCTCCGTGCTCGAGACCACGGCACCGAAGCTCGTGCTCGACCGCAAGGACAGCCTCGTGAAATCCTTCGCGGACGTGGCGAAGGAGGACGGGGTCGACCAGGTCCTGCTCTTCGTCGTGGACATCCTCAACGAGGAGGCGACCTTCTTCACGCCGAACGAGCTGACGAAATCGGTGGCGGAGAAATCCTTTGGCGCGACAGCGACCGGCGACACGGTGGTGCTTCCCGGCATCATGTCGCGCAAGAAACAGATCATTCCGAACCTGAAGGTCTGA
- a CDS encoding GNAT family N-acetyltransferase, translating into MLTAPDFMRELKRGEEAEVAALLDAAFGRPDESQLVGALRKSGAMAGEMVLPMAGGIVGYAALSAMRAPKGWLCLAPVAIRPDVQRRGYGRRLVGMIAQWATMSGATVVVLGDPAFYARCGFAPLSAGIRSPYPTDHTLTAGPAGTAATELVYPKAFG; encoded by the coding sequence ATGCTCACAGCCCCGGATTTCATGCGTGAGCTGAAGCGCGGCGAGGAGGCGGAGGTCGCCGCCCTGCTCGACGCCGCCTTCGGACGCCCGGACGAATCGCAGCTCGTCGGCGCGCTGCGCAAGAGCGGCGCGATGGCCGGCGAGATGGTTCTGCCCATGGCCGGCGGGATCGTCGGCTATGCCGCGCTCTCCGCGATGCGCGCGCCGAAGGGCTGGCTCTGCCTTGCCCCCGTCGCGATCCGGCCGGATGTCCAGCGACGCGGCTACGGGCGGCGGCTCGTCGGCATGATCGCGCAATGGGCGACGATGTCGGGCGCGACGGTGGTGGTGCTGGGCGATCCCGCCTTCTACGCGCGCTGCGGTTTCGCCCCGCTCTCCGCGGGCATCCGCTCCCCCTACCCGACCGATCACACCCTGACCGCCGGACCGGCCGGCACTGCGGCGACGGAGCTGGTCTATCCGAAAGCGTTCGGCTAG
- a CDS encoding TIGR01459 family HAD-type hydrolase, producing MTRLIQSLSEISADYDALFVDLWGCMHNGVTAFPEAVAAMQTYRATGGKVVLVTNSPRPWRSVARQIAEFGVPEDAYDAIATSGDSARMAMFLGAVGERIWHIGQVFEEEFFQPMSLLEDPVAVTLVPLEEAEGIVVSGPEDPLADPEVYRPQFLYAREKGLKLLCANPDIVVDRGEVREWCAGALAALYTDMGGESLYFGKPHPPIYDLARRRLARVSPVEDSRILCIGDGIGTDILGAIGEGFDTLFITGGLAAKEFGTDPATPDRARLREWLAEQNLSPTAAISFLR from the coding sequence ATGACCCGCCTGATCCAATCGCTTTCCGAAATCTCCGCCGATTACGACGCGCTGTTCGTGGACCTCTGGGGCTGCATGCACAATGGCGTCACGGCTTTCCCCGAGGCCGTCGCGGCGATGCAGACCTATCGCGCGACCGGCGGAAAGGTGGTCCTGGTCACCAATTCCCCGCGCCCCTGGCGCTCGGTCGCCCGGCAGATCGCGGAATTCGGCGTCCCCGAGGACGCCTATGACGCCATCGCCACCTCGGGCGATTCGGCGCGGATGGCGATGTTCCTCGGCGCGGTCGGCGAAAGGATCTGGCATATCGGACAGGTCTTCGAGGAGGAGTTCTTCCAGCCGATGTCCCTCCTCGAGGACCCGGTCGCGGTGACGCTCGTCCCGCTCGAGGAGGCGGAGGGCATCGTCGTCTCCGGCCCCGAGGATCCGCTGGCCGATCCCGAGGTCTATCGCCCGCAATTCCTCTACGCCCGTGAAAAGGGGCTCAAGCTCCTCTGCGCCAATCCCGACATCGTCGTCGACCGCGGCGAGGTGCGGGAATGGTGCGCCGGGGCGCTCGCGGCGCTCTACACCGACATGGGCGGCGAAAGCCTCTATTTCGGCAAGCCGCATCCGCCGATCTACGACCTCGCCCGCCGCCGGCTCGCAAGGGTCTCCCCGGTCGAGGACAGCCGCATCCTGTGCATCGGCGACGGGATCGGCACCGATATTCTCGGCGCGATCGGGGAGGGCTTCGACACGCTCTTCATCACCGGCGGGCTCGCGGCAAAGGAATTCGGCACGGATCCCGCGACGCCCGACCGGGCACGGCTGCGCGAATGGCTGGCGGAACAGAACCTCTCCCCCACGGCGGCGATCTCCTTCCTGCGGTGA
- a CDS encoding MaoC family dehydratase, translated as MLDNLPRGTICIEDIEIGMTRHLRKTVTDQDIELFGQVSTDRNPVHFDDAYAEDTIFEGRIAHGMLTAGLISAVIGEQLPGHGSIYLGQTLKFLGPVRPGDTVLAEVTVTDIQHAKRRVALDCRCTVGDTVVLKGEAMVLAPSRKFD; from the coding sequence ATGTTGGATAACTTGCCCCGCGGAACCATCTGCATCGAGGATATCGAGATCGGGATGACGCGCCACCTGCGCAAGACGGTGACGGATCAGGATATCGAGCTGTTCGGCCAGGTCTCCACCGACCGCAACCCGGTCCATTTCGACGATGCCTATGCCGAAGACACGATTTTCGAGGGCCGCATCGCCCATGGCATGCTGACCGCCGGGCTGATTTCCGCCGTGATCGGGGAGCAGCTTCCGGGCCACGGCTCCATCTATCTCGGCCAGACGCTGAAGTTCCTCGGACCCGTCCGCCCCGGCGACACGGTGCTGGCGGAGGTGACCGTGACCGACATCCAGCACGCGAAACGCCGTGTTGCACTTGATTGTCGCTGCACGGTGGGGGATACCGTGGTCCTGAAAGGCGAGGCCATGGTGCTGGCGCCGAGCCGGAAATTCGACTGA
- a CDS encoding bifunctional riboflavin kinase/FAD synthetase, whose translation MQIHTSWTEIPDTAKGCSAAIGNFDGIHLGHRRVIDLARAHGPLGVVTFEPHPREYFAPGAPPFRLMNAESRANRLSKLGVEHLFQLPFDRNLATMTPEAFARDVIRDGLGLSHIVAGEDFHFGAKRAGSAQDLERFGREMGFGVTVADLLETDRGISSSSAIRKALAEGKPQVAADLLGHWHRIEGAVQHGDKRGRDLGYPTANMSVAGLHTPKFGVYAVFVDVLTGPHKGQYQGAASLGVKPTFGANLPCLESYIFDFRGDLYGEHLSVAFVDYLRPELTFTSLDGLIARMKADCEDARRILGAVA comes from the coding sequence ATGCAGATCCACACCTCCTGGACCGAGATCCCTGATACGGCCAAAGGCTGTTCCGCCGCCATCGGAAATTTCGACGGCATCCATCTCGGGCACCGCCGCGTCATAGATCTCGCCCGCGCGCACGGTCCGCTCGGCGTGGTGACCTTCGAACCGCATCCGCGGGAATATTTCGCACCCGGCGCGCCGCCCTTCCGTCTCATGAATGCCGAATCCAGGGCGAACCGGCTGTCCAAGCTCGGCGTCGAACATCTGTTCCAGCTTCCGTTCGACCGGAACCTCGCCACGATGACGCCCGAAGCCTTTGCCCGCGACGTGATCCGCGACGGGCTCGGCCTGTCTCATATCGTGGCGGGCGAGGATTTCCACTTCGGCGCGAAACGCGCCGGATCGGCGCAGGATCTGGAACGTTTCGGCCGCGAGATGGGCTTTGGCGTGACGGTCGCGGACCTCCTCGAAACCGACCGGGGCATCTCCTCCTCCTCCGCGATCCGCAAGGCCCTTGCCGAGGGCAAGCCTCAGGTCGCCGCCGACCTGCTCGGCCACTGGCACCGGATCGAAGGCGCGGTGCAGCACGGCGACAAGCGCGGGCGCGACCTCGGATATCCGACCGCGAACATGTCCGTTGCGGGGCTCCACACGCCGAAATTCGGGGTCTACGCCGTGTTCGTTGACGTGCTCACCGGACCGCACAAGGGCCAGTACCAGGGGGCCGCCTCCCTCGGCGTGAAACCCACCTTCGGCGCGAACCTGCCCTGCCTCGAAAGCTATATCTTCGACTTCAGGGGCGATCTCTACGGCGAACATCTCTCGGTCGCCTTCGTCGATTACCTGCGCCCCGAACTGACCTTCACCTCTCTCGACGGGCTGATCGCCCGGATGAAGGCGGATTGCGAGGACGCCCGCCGCATCCTCGGCGCAGTGGCATGA
- a CDS encoding YcgN family cysteine cluster protein yields the protein MSRREKFWETVPLAKMTEEEWEALCDGCGKCCLNKIEDADTGEVFLTRVACRLLDDHSCQCGQYAIRKRLVPECIQLTPENIADHAYWMPTTCAYRLLWQGRPLPGWHPLLTGDPESTHAAGVSVRGRTVPEFEVDEEDWEDHIIEEPD from the coding sequence ATGAGCCGGCGCGAAAAATTCTGGGAGACGGTGCCGCTTGCGAAGATGACGGAGGAGGAGTGGGAGGCGCTCTGCGACGGCTGCGGCAAATGCTGCCTCAACAAGATCGAGGATGCGGATACCGGCGAAGTCTTTCTCACCCGCGTGGCCTGTCGTCTTCTCGACGATCACTCCTGCCAGTGCGGGCAATATGCGATCCGCAAGCGGCTCGTGCCGGAGTGCATCCAGTTGACGCCGGAGAACATCGCCGACCACGCCTACTGGATGCCCACGACCTGCGCCTATCGCCTGTTGTGGCAGGGCCGCCCCCTGCCCGGCTGGCATCCGCTCCTGACGGGGGATCCGGAAAGCACCCATGCCGCGGGCGTCTCCGTGCGCGGGCGCACCGTGCCGGAATTCGAGGTGGACGAGGAGGATTGGGAGGATCACATCATCGAGGAACCCGACTGA